The following proteins come from a genomic window of Pyxidicoccus sp. MSG2:
- a CDS encoding M3 family metallopeptidase, with protein sequence MPAETLVPDAARLITCPPTEFRRSGEEAIAAARAGIARLKALRPPYAVREVLEVYDEAMAALDDASSRAAVARHAHPDAAMREAGEAAEQALETLINDIRMDRGVYDVLASLDVAGEDAPTRKWMEKVLREFRRAGVDRDAATRARVKELQEELVRIGQEFSRNIRQDTRTEALPPSALEGLPDDYVRAHPPGTDGQVRITTDYPDIVPFMTYSRDAKARETMWRLFRLRGHPANVDVLQRMVARRHELATLLGYRNWAAYSTEDKMIRDEQAAADFIEKISAASVARMKRDYDMLLSRKRRDVPDAPRVDPWDQAFLEDRIRAEQYAFDSQVVRPYYEYTRVKQGVLNLTARLFGVTYRHVPDAPVWHPDVEAYDVYEGATLRGRFYLDMHPREDKYKHAAQFTLTSGKTGLRLPEGVLLCNFPRPGAEPALLQHSDVETFFHEFGHLLHHIFGGHTRWAGVSGVRTEWDFVEAPSQMLEEWARDTACLQTFARHYQTGEPIPADIVARMRRAEEFGKGLWVRQQMFYAALSLELYRREPGSVDATALVRELQGKYTPFPYVEGTHFHLSFGHLDGYSSNYYTYMWSLVIAKDLFTVFQQKGMLEPAPAQAYRREVLEPGGSDDAARLVHAFLGRDYDFRAYEEWLNKAA encoded by the coding sequence GTGCCCGCCGAGACGCTCGTCCCCGACGCCGCCCGCCTCATTACCTGCCCGCCGACCGAGTTCCGTCGCTCTGGAGAGGAGGCCATCGCCGCGGCCCGTGCCGGCATCGCCCGCCTCAAGGCCCTCCGGCCGCCCTACGCCGTACGGGAGGTGCTGGAGGTGTACGACGAGGCAATGGCCGCGCTCGACGACGCCAGCTCACGCGCCGCCGTCGCCCGCCACGCCCACCCGGACGCCGCCATGCGCGAGGCCGGCGAGGCGGCCGAGCAGGCGCTCGAGACGCTCATCAACGACATCCGCATGGACCGGGGTGTCTACGACGTGCTCGCCTCGCTGGATGTGGCCGGCGAGGATGCTCCCACGCGCAAGTGGATGGAGAAGGTGCTGCGCGAGTTCCGCCGCGCCGGCGTGGACCGCGACGCCGCCACCCGCGCCCGCGTGAAGGAGTTGCAGGAGGAGCTGGTCCGCATCGGCCAGGAGTTCAGCCGCAACATCCGCCAGGACACCCGCACGGAAGCGCTGCCTCCGTCCGCCCTGGAGGGACTGCCCGACGACTACGTGCGTGCCCACCCGCCCGGCACGGACGGCCAGGTGCGCATCACCACGGACTACCCGGACATCGTCCCCTTCATGACGTACTCGCGGGACGCGAAGGCCCGTGAGACGATGTGGCGTCTGTTCCGCCTGCGCGGCCACCCCGCCAACGTGGACGTGCTCCAGCGCATGGTGGCCCGCCGTCACGAGCTGGCGACGCTGCTGGGCTACCGCAACTGGGCGGCCTACTCCACGGAGGACAAGATGATTCGCGACGAGCAGGCCGCCGCGGACTTCATCGAGAAGATTTCGGCCGCCTCTGTCGCGCGCATGAAGCGCGACTACGACATGCTGCTGTCCCGCAAGCGCCGCGACGTGCCCGACGCCCCGCGAGTGGACCCATGGGACCAGGCGTTCCTGGAGGACCGCATCCGCGCCGAGCAGTACGCGTTCGACTCGCAGGTGGTGCGCCCCTATTACGAGTACACGCGCGTGAAGCAGGGCGTGCTCAACCTGACGGCGCGCCTGTTCGGCGTCACCTACCGCCACGTCCCGGACGCGCCGGTGTGGCACCCGGACGTGGAGGCCTACGACGTCTACGAGGGCGCCACGCTGCGTGGGCGCTTCTACCTGGACATGCACCCGCGCGAGGACAAGTACAAGCACGCGGCCCAGTTCACCCTCACCAGCGGCAAGACGGGGCTCCGGCTGCCGGAGGGCGTGCTCCTGTGCAACTTCCCCCGGCCCGGCGCGGAGCCCGCGCTGCTCCAGCACAGCGACGTGGAGACCTTCTTCCACGAGTTCGGCCACCTCCTGCACCACATTTTCGGCGGCCACACGCGCTGGGCGGGTGTGTCCGGCGTGCGCACGGAGTGGGACTTCGTGGAGGCCCCCTCGCAGATGCTGGAGGAGTGGGCGCGCGATACCGCGTGCCTGCAGACCTTCGCCCGGCACTACCAGACGGGCGAGCCGATTCCCGCGGACATCGTCGCGCGCATGCGCCGCGCGGAGGAGTTCGGCAAGGGGCTGTGGGTGCGCCAGCAGATGTTCTACGCCGCGCTCAGCCTGGAGCTGTACCGGCGCGAGCCCGGAAGCGTGGACGCCACCGCGCTCGTCCGTGAGCTGCAGGGGAAGTACACGCCCTTCCCGTACGTGGAGGGCACGCACTTCCACCTCTCCTTCGGGCACCTCGACGGGTACTCGTCCAACTACTACACGTATATGTGGTCGCTGGTCATCGCGAAGGACCTCTTCACGGTGTTCCAGCAGAAGGGGATGCTGGAGCCCGCACCCGCGCAGGCGTACCGCCGCGAGGTGCTGGAGCCGGGTGGCTCGGACGACGCCGCGCGGCTGGTGCACGCCTTCCTCGGCCGCGACTACGACTTCCGCGCGTACGAGGAGTGGCTCAACAAGGCGGCCTGA
- a CDS encoding esterase/lipase family protein, which produces MKQQRPLFLAVLAVLGLSLPASAAAERTTYPVVFAHGLGGFDDILGLDYWGDDYGTYVGDPCNEFLEVSCNGDIDSGQQSFVAAVQPLQSSDVRGLDLANDIEGYMATKGVKYVNLVGHSQGGIDARKAARVLRERKGYTVVKVLLSISSPHRGSPVAKFILDLGPGVTSVIDALFRIYGDVVYGPGNDGYAATKALVYNDYDANDGKATGAKLFNQNYPVSASYASHYASIMTAQSGLSVNPALYLLRGFFFDIDGDGYCVDDCENDGAAGKGDGWKQEDDDDGLVGINSQQMGYRLRYNDQLFVLNSLSIDSALGYVANINAPSSLQMTSSSSLINQDHLDVIGLGPDTFDEMEFYAAIFNYVAKND; this is translated from the coding sequence ATGAAGCAGCAGCGTCCGCTGTTCCTGGCCGTCCTGGCCGTCCTCGGGTTGTCCCTCCCGGCTTCAGCCGCGGCGGAGCGGACCACCTATCCCGTCGTCTTCGCGCATGGCCTGGGCGGCTTCGACGACATCCTCGGCCTCGACTACTGGGGTGACGACTACGGCACCTACGTCGGGGACCCGTGCAACGAGTTCCTCGAGGTGAGCTGCAACGGAGACATCGACAGCGGGCAGCAGTCGTTCGTCGCCGCGGTGCAGCCGCTCCAGTCCTCGGATGTCCGTGGCCTGGACCTGGCCAACGACATCGAAGGCTACATGGCCACGAAGGGCGTCAAGTACGTCAACCTCGTGGGCCACTCGCAGGGCGGCATCGACGCGCGCAAGGCCGCTCGCGTGCTGCGCGAGCGCAAGGGCTACACGGTGGTGAAGGTGCTCTTGAGCATCTCCTCGCCGCACCGGGGCTCGCCGGTGGCCAAGTTCATCCTCGACCTGGGTCCCGGCGTCACCAGCGTCATCGACGCGCTGTTCCGCATCTACGGCGACGTCGTCTACGGGCCGGGCAATGACGGCTACGCGGCGACCAAGGCGCTCGTCTACAACGACTATGACGCCAACGACGGCAAGGCGACGGGCGCGAAGCTCTTCAACCAGAACTACCCGGTCAGCGCGTCCTACGCGTCCCACTACGCGTCCATCATGACGGCCCAGTCCGGCCTCAGCGTGAATCCCGCGCTGTACCTGCTGCGCGGCTTCTTCTTCGACATCGACGGGGACGGCTACTGCGTCGACGACTGCGAGAATGACGGCGCCGCGGGCAAGGGCGACGGCTGGAAGCAGGAGGATGACGACGACGGCCTGGTGGGCATCAACTCGCAGCAGATGGGCTACCGGCTGCGCTACAACGACCAGTTGTTCGTGCTGAACTCGCTCAGCATCGACTCCGCGCTGGGCTACGTCGCCAACATCAACGCGCCCAGCTCGCTCCAGATGACGTCCTCGTCGTCGCTCATCAACCAGGACCACCTGGATGTCATCGGCCTGGGGCCGGACACGTTCGACGAGATGGAGTTCTACGCGGCCATCTTCAACTACGTCGCGAAGAACGACTAG
- a CDS encoding glycogen/starch/alpha-glucan phosphorylase: protein MKTQTPVTQPRAAPAGTNDDSGRTGDDAASMRRSFLDHVRYSRGKNYETSTAHDRFMALSLAVRDRLADRWVKTARTYYEQDVKRAYYLSAEYLLGRALGNNLLSLGMHDAAAECMREVGVDLTNLLEMEPDAGLGNGGLGRLAACFLDSLATLSYPGMGYGIRYEFGIFTQDIVDGYQVERADEWLKFGNPWEIVRPEKAVPVRFFGRVEHHQGPDGRPVARWVGGKTVVGVPYDTPIAGYHNNTVNTLRLWQARASEEFDLLLFNAGDYERSVVEKNDSEVISKVLYPNDAFQAGKELRLKQQYFFVACSIADIVRRYLKNHTDFKDFPSKAAIQLNDTHPAIGVAELMRVLVDEKRLLWDEAWGITQAVFGYTNHTLLAEAMERWPATLFERLLPRHLEIIYEINQRFLRQVQIRYPYDVEKMRRMSLVEEGPEKKIRMAHLAVVGSHSVNGVAALHTDLLRRDVLPDFAAMYPERFNNKTNGVTPRRWLAWCNPRLSKLITSRIGDGWATDLDQLRKLEPHAEDPAFRKAFRDVKRANKEDLSQHIRDLRWVQLNPDAIFDVQIKRLHEYKRQLLNAVHIVALWMKARRDPSSIIHPRAFIFGAKAAPGYHLAKLTIRLINGIAEVVNSDAGTTGLQVVFAPNYRVSLAERIIPAADVSEQISTAGMEASGTGNMKLMLNGALTLGTLDGANVEIRDAVGDENFFLFGLTADEVIARKREGYRPRDEYNRHLELREALDLISTGFFSPEDKHLFKPLVDSLLDEDRYFVLADFMAYMAKQEEVVRAYQDAEGWAKKCIINVARGGIFSSDRTIKQYAEEIWHIQKTPVEL from the coding sequence ATGAAGACGCAGACCCCTGTCACGCAGCCCCGCGCCGCACCGGCGGGAACGAACGATGACAGCGGCCGCACCGGCGACGACGCGGCCAGCATGCGCCGTTCCTTCCTGGACCACGTCCGCTACTCGCGTGGCAAGAACTACGAGACCTCCACCGCGCATGACCGCTTCATGGCGCTATCACTCGCGGTTCGGGACAGGCTCGCGGACCGGTGGGTGAAGACGGCGCGCACCTACTACGAGCAGGACGTGAAGCGGGCGTACTACCTGTCCGCCGAGTACCTGCTGGGTCGAGCGCTGGGCAACAACCTGCTGAGCCTGGGCATGCACGACGCCGCCGCCGAGTGCATGCGCGAGGTAGGGGTGGACCTCACCAACCTGCTGGAGATGGAGCCCGACGCCGGCCTGGGCAACGGCGGCCTGGGGCGCCTCGCCGCGTGCTTCCTGGACTCGCTGGCCACGCTCTCCTACCCCGGCATGGGGTACGGCATCCGCTACGAGTTCGGCATCTTCACGCAGGACATCGTCGACGGCTACCAGGTGGAGCGCGCCGACGAGTGGCTCAAGTTCGGCAACCCGTGGGAAATCGTCCGGCCGGAGAAGGCGGTGCCGGTGCGCTTCTTCGGACGCGTGGAGCACCACCAGGGCCCGGACGGCCGCCCCGTCGCCCGCTGGGTGGGTGGCAAGACGGTGGTGGGTGTCCCCTATGACACGCCCATCGCCGGCTACCACAACAACACCGTCAACACGCTGCGCCTGTGGCAGGCGCGCGCCTCGGAAGAGTTCGACCTGCTCTTGTTCAACGCGGGCGACTACGAGCGCTCGGTGGTGGAGAAGAACGACTCGGAGGTCATCTCCAAGGTCCTCTACCCCAACGACGCCTTCCAGGCCGGCAAGGAGCTGCGCCTCAAGCAGCAGTACTTCTTCGTCGCCTGCTCCATCGCCGACATCGTCCGGCGCTACCTGAAGAACCACACGGACTTCAAGGACTTCCCCAGCAAGGCGGCCATCCAGCTCAATGACACGCACCCGGCCATCGGCGTGGCGGAGCTGATGCGCGTGCTGGTGGACGAGAAGCGGCTGCTCTGGGACGAGGCGTGGGGGATTACGCAGGCGGTGTTCGGCTACACCAACCACACGCTGCTGGCCGAGGCGATGGAGCGGTGGCCGGCCACGCTCTTCGAGCGGCTGCTGCCGCGCCACCTGGAAATCATCTACGAAATCAACCAGCGCTTCCTGCGCCAGGTGCAGATCCGCTACCCGTACGACGTGGAGAAGATGCGGCGGATGAGCCTGGTGGAGGAGGGCCCGGAGAAGAAGATCCGCATGGCCCACCTCGCGGTGGTGGGCAGCCACAGCGTCAACGGCGTGGCCGCGCTGCACACGGACCTCCTGCGCCGGGACGTGCTGCCGGACTTCGCCGCCATGTACCCGGAGCGGTTCAACAACAAGACCAACGGCGTCACCCCGCGCCGCTGGCTGGCGTGGTGCAACCCGCGCCTGTCCAAGCTGATTACCTCGCGCATTGGCGACGGCTGGGCCACGGACCTGGACCAGCTCCGCAAGCTGGAGCCGCACGCGGAGGACCCGGCGTTCCGCAAGGCCTTCCGGGACGTGAAGCGCGCCAACAAGGAAGACCTGTCCCAGCACATCCGTGACTTGCGCTGGGTGCAGCTCAACCCGGACGCCATCTTCGACGTGCAGATCAAGCGCCTGCACGAGTACAAGCGCCAGCTGCTCAACGCCGTCCACATCGTGGCGCTGTGGATGAAGGCCCGCAGGGACCCGTCCTCCATCATCCACCCGAGGGCGTTCATCTTCGGCGCCAAGGCGGCGCCGGGCTACCACCTGGCGAAGCTGACCATCCGCCTCATCAACGGCATCGCCGAGGTGGTCAACAGCGACGCGGGCACCACGGGCCTGCAGGTCGTCTTCGCGCCCAACTACCGGGTGAGCCTGGCCGAGCGCATCATCCCCGCGGCGGACGTGTCCGAGCAGATTTCGACGGCGGGCATGGAGGCGTCCGGCACGGGCAACATGAAGCTGATGCTCAACGGCGCGCTGACGCTGGGCACGCTGGACGGCGCCAACGTGGAGATTCGCGACGCGGTGGGCGACGAGAACTTCTTCCTCTTCGGCCTCACGGCGGACGAGGTCATCGCCCGCAAGCGCGAGGGCTACCGCCCGCGCGACGAGTACAACCGGCACCTGGAGCTGCGCGAGGCGCTGGACCTCATCTCCACCGGCTTCTTCTCTCCGGAGGACAAGCACCTCTTCAAGCCGCTGGTGGACAGCCTCCTCGACGAGGACCGCTACTTCGTGCTCGCCGACTTCATGGCGTACATGGCGAAGCAGGAGGAAGTCGTCCGCGCCTACCAGGACGCGGAGGGCTGGGCGAAGAAGTGCATCATCAACGTCGCCCGCGGCGGCATCTTCTCCTCGGACCGCACCATCAAGCAGTACGCCGAGGAGATCTGGCACATCCAGAAGACCCCCGTGGAGCTGTGA
- a CDS encoding TIGR02265 family protein — MPSDKSELAQRIALTRPDHTVRGFIFNSILILVSQRAGSEAVARLAELVKMKRPIDFFSYPAADFLQLLYAAVDVLEPYYDSVDDAFRACGAATVSGFFESHVGNTLAKLVGRGDPKRAFASTPTVYRTLVSYGSHDCEPMDGRRVKIVFRGDMQPMLFHEGSLRAALMAVGGGAQSAVEGTACALDHSEFLVRW, encoded by the coding sequence ATGCCCAGCGACAAGAGTGAACTTGCCCAGCGGATCGCGCTGACGCGCCCCGACCACACCGTGCGGGGCTTCATCTTCAACTCCATCCTCATCCTCGTCTCACAGCGGGCGGGCAGCGAGGCCGTGGCCCGGCTGGCGGAGCTGGTGAAGATGAAGAGGCCCATCGACTTCTTCTCCTACCCGGCGGCGGACTTCCTCCAGCTGCTCTACGCCGCGGTGGACGTGCTGGAGCCGTACTACGACTCGGTGGATGACGCCTTTCGCGCCTGCGGGGCGGCCACCGTCAGCGGCTTCTTCGAGTCGCACGTGGGCAACACGCTGGCCAAGCTGGTGGGCCGGGGAGACCCGAAGCGCGCCTTCGCCAGCACGCCCACCGTGTACCGGACGCTGGTCAGCTATGGCTCCCATGACTGCGAGCCCATGGACGGCCGGCGGGTGAAGATTGTCTTTCGTGGGGACATGCAGCCCATGCTGTTCCACGAGGGCAGCCTGAGGGCCGCGCTGATGGCGGTGGGCGGCGGTGCGCAGAGCGCGGTGGAGGGCACCGCGTGCGCGCTGGACCACTCGGAGTTCCTGGTGCGGTGGTAG
- a CDS encoding class I SAM-dependent methyltransferase, translated as MSSVAEFIALSEQLHTELLGLSEELSHGLPDRLSRFPRDPEQRRALQHEQAEALRRILPVLTSRLDAAYARLTALDAGMSDEEREAALEHHRARVQPFFLQCPFIRRSADKPLGYPGDYLMVEMIFNEQDEGVSTFARLLSRYALQCGPARAHRARPPWVLGHLRQHAQELGRPLRVLSFACGPEHTLREYATAGASGHFTLCDFDPAPLEHCRRQFQVLTRRSAPPPPTVDFVQLSTYQLLKQKDVLEQLRHPEGHDVLVVAGLLDYLKAPVAERFLDLLAPLVAPGGRVLLTNLHDPNPWQAFMEYVGDWRVLHRERQEFQALCEGRPERRLGTLELTSDASDTNLFWAGRRG; from the coding sequence ATGTCCTCCGTCGCTGAGTTCATCGCGCTGTCGGAGCAGCTCCACACCGAGCTGCTCGGCCTGAGCGAGGAGCTGTCGCACGGCCTGCCGGACCGGCTGTCGCGCTTCCCCAGGGACCCGGAGCAGCGCCGCGCCCTCCAGCACGAGCAGGCGGAGGCCCTGCGGCGCATCCTCCCGGTGCTCACCTCCCGCCTGGACGCGGCCTACGCGCGCCTGACGGCGCTGGACGCCGGCATGTCCGACGAGGAGCGGGAGGCCGCGCTGGAGCACCACCGCGCGCGCGTGCAGCCCTTCTTCCTCCAGTGCCCCTTCATCCGCCGCTCCGCGGACAAGCCCCTGGGCTACCCCGGGGACTACCTGATGGTGGAGATGATCTTCAACGAGCAGGACGAGGGCGTCTCCACCTTCGCCCGCCTGCTATCGCGCTACGCGCTCCAGTGCGGCCCCGCCCGCGCGCACCGCGCCCGTCCGCCCTGGGTGCTCGGACACCTGCGCCAGCACGCGCAGGAGCTGGGCCGCCCGCTGCGCGTGCTGTCCTTCGCCTGCGGGCCGGAGCACACGCTGCGCGAGTACGCCACCGCCGGGGCCTCGGGCCACTTCACCCTCTGCGACTTCGACCCGGCGCCGCTGGAGCACTGCCGCCGCCAGTTCCAGGTGCTCACCCGGCGCTCGGCGCCGCCCCCGCCCACGGTGGACTTCGTCCAACTGTCCACCTACCAACTGCTGAAACAGAAGGACGTGCTGGAGCAGCTCCGCCACCCCGAGGGGCACGACGTGCTCGTGGTGGCCGGACTGCTGGACTACCTCAAGGCCCCCGTCGCCGAGCGCTTCCTGGACCTCCTCGCGCCCCTGGTGGCGCCGGGCGGGCGGGTGCTGCTGACCAACCTCCACGACCCCAACCCGTGGCAGGCCTTCATGGAGTACGTGGGGGACTGGCGCGTGCTGCACCGCGAACGGCAGGAGTTCCAGGCGTTATGCGAGGGCCGCCCGGAGCGGCGCCTCGGCACGCTCGAGCTGACGAGCGACGCCTCGGACACCAACCTCTTCTGGGCCGGGCGGCGGGGCTGA
- a CDS encoding M23 family metallopeptidase, whose protein sequence is MRIAPLLCLLALLVASASEASTRYVIKNRRIEPRQTLAQALHDAQLPDAQVTAVISALEGVFDFRKSRVGDQFRLVIRAGELDFFDYRQSLVDEWQVRRDGEKYVGSKRAIEVEKQVSVVTLDINSSLYEAAVEAGEDPAIGMVLADVFAWDIDFYRDVRKGDRARALVEKFVSKGRVLRYGEVLAATYAGGLVGDKKVFRYLLPDGQPNYFNEEGASAKKTFLKTPLKYAHVTSRFGSRFHPVLQYMKAHNGVDYGTPIGTPVWAVADGTVTQAGNAGAAGNMVVIRHANGFETQYMHLSRFGDGIRAGARIRQKQVIAYSGNTGRSTGPHLHFGLKRNGAYTNPLNQVFPRADPLPKTLLPDFLAKAHELTAQMEAVSVAAVAGQAASAPAAPTQP, encoded by the coding sequence ATGCGAATCGCCCCCCTGCTCTGTCTGCTCGCCCTGCTGGTGGCCTCTGCTTCGGAAGCCAGCACCCGGTACGTCATCAAGAATCGCCGCATCGAGCCGCGCCAGACGCTCGCCCAGGCGCTGCACGACGCGCAGCTCCCGGACGCGCAGGTGACGGCCGTCATCTCCGCGCTGGAGGGCGTGTTCGACTTCCGCAAGTCCCGCGTGGGCGACCAGTTCCGGCTCGTCATCCGCGCCGGGGAGCTGGACTTCTTCGACTACCGCCAGAGCCTGGTGGACGAGTGGCAGGTGCGCCGCGACGGCGAGAAGTACGTGGGCAGCAAGCGCGCCATCGAGGTGGAGAAGCAGGTGTCCGTCGTCACGCTGGACATCAACTCCTCGCTGTACGAGGCGGCGGTGGAAGCGGGTGAGGACCCGGCCATCGGCATGGTGCTGGCGGACGTGTTCGCCTGGGACATCGACTTCTACCGTGACGTGCGCAAGGGCGACCGGGCGCGCGCGCTGGTGGAGAAGTTCGTCTCCAAGGGCCGCGTGCTGCGCTACGGCGAGGTGCTGGCGGCCACCTACGCGGGCGGCCTCGTCGGCGACAAGAAGGTGTTCCGCTACCTGCTGCCGGACGGGCAGCCCAACTACTTCAACGAGGAGGGCGCGAGCGCGAAGAAGACCTTCCTCAAGACGCCCCTCAAGTACGCCCACGTCACCAGCAGGTTCGGCAGCCGCTTCCACCCGGTGCTCCAGTACATGAAGGCGCACAACGGCGTGGACTACGGCACGCCCATTGGCACCCCGGTGTGGGCGGTGGCGGACGGCACGGTGACGCAGGCGGGCAACGCGGGCGCCGCCGGCAACATGGTGGTCATCCGCCACGCCAACGGCTTCGAGACGCAGTACATGCACCTGTCGCGCTTCGGCGACGGCATCCGCGCCGGCGCGCGCATCCGCCAGAAGCAGGTGATTGCGTACTCCGGCAACACCGGCCGCTCCACCGGGCCGCACCTGCACTTCGGCCTCAAGCGCAACGGCGCGTACACCAACCCGCTCAACCAGGTGTTCCCCCGCGCGGATCCGCTGCCCAAGACGCTGCTGCCGGACTTCCTGGCGAAGGCGCATGAGCTGACCGCGCAGATGGAGGCCGTGTCCGTGGCCGCGGTGGCCGGTCAGGCCGCCAGCGCTCCCGCCGCACCCACGCAGCCATAG
- a CDS encoding SpoVR family protein, whose product MPKSLTPRLAALRDEIHGYAKEFGLDFFDTIFEMVSYDEMNMVAAYGGFPTRYPHWRWGMEYEQLAKGYEYGLSKIYELVINNDPCYAYLMESNPEVDQKLVMAHVYGHCDFFKNNFSFRHTNRRMIDDMANHATRVRRWVDKIGVEKVEDFIDRTLSLENLIDQHAPHIRRNPDPKKAEDELKSNERVEGFKVDREYMRGFINPSEFLDSQRKRVEDEKLRAKRFPERPQRDVLLFLLEHAPLEPWESDILAILRDEAYYFAPQGQTKIMNEGWASYWHSTIMTRRALRDDEIIDYADHHSGTMGTRPGAINPYKLGIELWRDIEDRWNKGRFGKEWDECDDLRARRSWDKKLGAGREKIFEVRKHYNDITFIDTFLTAEFAMEQKLFVYGFNDKRNSWEIMDREFRKVKSKLLQGLTNFGQPIIEVVDGNHENRGEMLLAHKHDGQDLKGDYARETLRNLQSLWRRPVNIITRYDNKGMMLRFDGTTHSEKKVEL is encoded by the coding sequence ATGCCCAAGAGCCTGACACCCCGCCTCGCCGCGCTCAGGGACGAAATCCACGGCTACGCCAAGGAGTTCGGCCTCGACTTCTTCGACACCATCTTCGAGATGGTGTCCTACGACGAGATGAACATGGTGGCCGCCTACGGCGGCTTCCCCACGCGCTACCCGCACTGGCGCTGGGGCATGGAGTACGAGCAGCTGGCCAAGGGGTACGAGTACGGGCTGAGCAAGATCTACGAGCTCGTCATCAACAATGACCCCTGCTACGCCTACTTGATGGAGAGCAACCCGGAGGTGGACCAGAAGCTCGTCATGGCCCACGTCTACGGACACTGCGACTTCTTCAAGAACAACTTCTCCTTCCGGCACACCAACCGCCGGATGATTGATGACATGGCCAACCACGCCACCCGGGTGCGCAGGTGGGTGGACAAGATTGGCGTGGAGAAGGTCGAGGACTTCATCGACCGGACGCTGAGCCTCGAAAACCTCATCGACCAGCACGCGCCCCACATCCGCCGCAACCCGGACCCGAAGAAGGCCGAGGACGAGCTCAAGTCCAACGAGCGCGTGGAGGGCTTCAAGGTGGACCGCGAGTACATGCGCGGCTTCATCAACCCCTCCGAGTTCCTCGACTCGCAGCGCAAGCGCGTGGAGGACGAGAAGCTGCGCGCGAAGCGGTTCCCCGAGCGCCCGCAGCGAGACGTGCTGCTGTTCCTCCTGGAGCACGCGCCGCTGGAGCCGTGGGAGTCGGACATCCTCGCGATCCTGCGCGACGAGGCCTACTACTTCGCGCCCCAGGGACAGACGAAGATCATGAACGAGGGGTGGGCCAGCTACTGGCACTCCACCATCATGACGCGGCGGGCCCTCAGGGACGACGAAATCATCGACTACGCGGACCACCACTCGGGCACCATGGGGACGCGGCCCGGGGCCATCAACCCGTACAAGCTCGGCATCGAGCTGTGGCGGGACATCGAGGACCGGTGGAACAAGGGCCGCTTCGGCAAGGAGTGGGACGAGTGCGATGACCTCCGCGCGCGCCGCTCCTGGGACAAGAAGCTGGGCGCCGGCCGCGAGAAGATTTTCGAGGTCCGCAAGCACTACAACGACATCACCTTCATCGACACGTTCCTCACGGCCGAGTTCGCGATGGAGCAGAAGCTCTTCGTGTATGGCTTCAATGACAAGCGCAACTCGTGGGAAATCATGGACCGCGAGTTCCGCAAGGTGAAGAGCAAGCTCCTCCAGGGCCTCACCAACTTCGGCCAGCCCATCATCGAGGTGGTGGACGGCAACCACGAGAACCGTGGCGAGATGCTGCTCGCGCACAAGCACGACGGGCAGGACCTCAAGGGCGACTACGCCCGCGAGACGCTCCGCAACCTCCAGTCCCTCTGGCGCCGCCCCGTCAACATCATCACCCGCTACGACAACAAGGGGATGATGCTGCGCTTCGACGGCACCACGCACTCGGAGAAGAAGGTGGAGCTCTAA